A stretch of Physeter macrocephalus isolate SW-GA chromosome 8, ASM283717v5, whole genome shotgun sequence DNA encodes these proteins:
- the ZBED3 gene encoding zinc finger BED domain-containing protein 3: MRSDEPAVTMEETGGPDAAAGRLGAPYSEAWGYFHLAPARPGHASGPWATCRLCGEQVGRGPGWHAGTPALWKHLRSAHRRELAESTARRSPPAAPGPTAAAEGDWARLLEQMGALAVRGSLRERELARREAAVEQGERALERRRRALQEEERAAAQARRELQAEREALQARLREVSRREGALALGSAVLHAPLKEEPEGDPRDGYVITKVFL; encoded by the coding sequence ATGAGGAGCGACGAGCCGGCCGTGACCATGGAAGAGACGGGCGGGCCGGACGCGGCTGCGGGCCGCCTGGGGGCGCCGTACTCCGAGGCCTGGGGGTACTTCCACCTGGCGCCGGCGCGCCCCGGCCACGCGTCGGGCCCCTGGGCCACCTGCCGGCTGTGCGGGGAGCAGGTGGGCCGCGGCCCGGGCTGGCACGCGGGCACCCCGGCGCTGTGGAAGCACTTGAGGAGCGCGCACCGGCGGGAGCTGGCGGAGAGCACCGCCCGCCGCtcgccgcccgccgcccccggTCCCACCGCGGCCGCCGAGGGCGACTGGGCGCGCCTGCTGGAGCAGATGGGCGCGCTGGCCGTGCGCGGCAGCCTGCGGGAGCGCGAGCTGGCGCGGCGCGAGGCGGCCGTGGAGCAGGGCGAGCGCGCCCTGGAGCGCAGGCGGCGGGCGCTGCAGGAGGAGGAGCGCGCGGCTGCCCAGGCGCGCCGGGAGCTGCAGGCCGAGAGGGAGGCGCTGCAGGCGCGGCTGCGGGAAGTGAGCCGCCGGGAAGGCGCCTTGGCCTTGGGCTCGGCCGTGCTGCACGCTCCGCTCAAAGAGGAGCCCGAGGGGGACCCCAGGGACGGCTACGTCATCACTAAGGTCTTCCTGTAG